In Thermothelomyces thermophilus ATCC 42464 chromosome 2, complete sequence, a single window of DNA contains:
- a CDS encoding EPL1-like protein (1|EPL1_NEUCR RecName: Full=Enhancer of polycomb-like protein 1. Contains conserved domain EPL1[pfam10513]. This is a family of EPL1 (Enhancer of polycomb-like) proteins) yields MATRKVRYKKLSVKTPLAVLREDQIDPAEYESLTNEAQIATGVEQAEENEYHLQAVLKSEGVAADKEIPVPPPQESTLNYDELYTRPFSKTSSYIRFSQTVEESIGCTYDMTEEDDEFLKSYNQKRPPSAQLSEDDFERIMEVYEDTSYIKAPFASIDQTIVPYEEMLQGLQDLDKAKIMPHAKEIYEYWKSRRLALNNQPLHPTLKFERHQESDDTDPYVCFRRREVRQTRKTRARDVQSADKLKRLRKELEEGRQLVLAAHNRELLKAEMLKADRAVFEVRARLKELKVRLGIKTDDEDLINQKPQKRKAPEAPAVQRPPPPTQLRIAARADGRSAEGDLSLLADRLAEKENELRADIEKKVQSHNEWNRNHLDLTRGPLSPVHGPRQAPSFRPAKTQYLMTPPASASSDSLEDPTPMSLDKPQNPPAPYNFRGIARDEESRKNPPAYRRRIGRLNRLWIDRRGMASPPRDVSEEVLDRWKYDQSSDDEEYPPTYEVDPFDINALRFRASIPLPPWMMARAAVPSTRIPLPPPQQPHPPQQLQQAQQVQQAQPQVQQPPPQPQPAVSQPQPQPQPQPQPPAQAQSTS; encoded by the exons ATGGCGACCCGCAAGGTCCGATACAAGAAACTGAGCGTGAAAACGCCCCTGGCCGTGCTCAGAGAGGACCAAATCGACCCGGCCGAGTACGAGTCACTCACAAATGAAGCCCAAATCGCGACAGGAGTCGAGCAAGCCGAGGAAAAT GAATACCATCTCCAGGCTGTCCTCAAGAGCGAAGGGGTCGCCGCCGATAAGGAGATTCCCGTACCGCCTCCTCAGGAGAGTACTTTGAACTATGATGAGCTCTATACTCGCCCCTTCTCCAAGACGTCATCATACATCCGCTTCTCCCAGACTGTGGAGGAATCCATAGGATGTACGTATGATATGACGGAGGAGGATGATGAATTCCTGAAGTCATACAACCAGAAGCGACCACCTTCGGCTCAGCTCTCTGAAGATGACTTTGAGAGGATCATGGAGGTGTATGAGGACACCTCCTATATCAAGGCTCCCTTCGCTTCGATAGACCAGACCATAGTTCCGTACGAGGAGATGCTCCAGGGCTTGCAAGATCTTGACAAGGCAAAGATCATGCCTCACGCCAAGGAGATCTATGAGTATTGGAAATCCCGGCGGCTAGCGCTGAACAATCAGCCCCTTCACCCGACGCTCAAGTTTGAGAGGCATCAGGAAAGCGATGACACCGATCCGTATGTCTGCTTCCGGCGTCGTGAGGTCCGTCAGACGCGGAAAACGCGAGCTCGGGACGTTCAGAGTGCGGATAAGCTCAAGCGCTTGCGGAAGGAACTTGAGGAGGGCCGGCAATTGGTCTTGGCCGCGCACAACCGCGAGCTTCTCAAAGCCGAGATGCTCAAGGCAGATCGCGCCGTTTTTGAGGTCCGAGCCCGACTCAAGGAGCTCAAAGTCCGGTTGGGCATCAAgaccgacgacgaggacctCATCAACCAGAAG CCGCAAAAGAGGAAGGCCCCCGAAGCCCCTGCAGTGCAACggccaccgccgccaacaCAGCTCCGTATCGCTGCCAGGGCGGATGGCCGATCTGCCGAGGGCGATCTCTCGCTCCTTGCTGATCGCTTGGCTGAAAAGGAGAATGAGCTCCGTGCCGATATCGAGAAGAAGGTGCAGAGTCATAATGAATGGAATCGCAACCATCTCGACCTCACACGAGGCCCGCTCTCGCCGGTCCATGGGCCAAGACAGGCCCCAAGCTTTAGGCCAGCTAAGACGCAGTATCTGATGACGCCACCAGCGTCTGCGTCGTCTGATTCACTGGAGGATCCCACACCCATGTCTCTGGATAAGCCACAGAATCCCCCGGCGCCGTATAATTTCCGTGGCATAGCCCGGGATGAGGAGTCGAGGAAAAACCCTCCGGCGTATCGCCGTCGGATCGGCCGGCTCAACCGGCTATGGATCGACCGTCGCGGGATGGCCAGTCCGCCGCGCGATGTCAGTGAGGAGGTGCTGGACCGGTGGAAGTACGATCAGTCGTCGGATGACGAGGAATATCCGCCAACCTATGAGGTTGATCCTTTTGACATCAATGCGCTCAGATTCCGCGCTTCAATCCCTCTCCCTCCGTGGATGATGGCTAGGGCGGCGGTCCCGAGCACCCGAATACCATTGCCACCACCTCAACAACCACACCCGCCGCAACAGCTGCAGCAAGCACAGCAAGTGCAGCAAGCGCAGCCGCAAGTGCAGCAACCACCCCCACAGCCACAACCAGCCGTatcgcagccgcagccgcagccgcagccgcagccacAACCACCGGCTCAAGCCCAGAGTACGTCATAA
- a CDS encoding carbohydrate-binding module family 48 protein (CAZy_ID 267830), producing the protein MGNSPSTSKPASQSSSSQTHSQHDRPVRRENKNPIPVQGLRVAAPPEPSLTQAQGAVQPPSSSNSSVASRPKPLQPLAIGSSTASSSTTAASSASSAKPVEVKQAKADPCHAPAKPVAVPSSNIQSSSPRSPRSEDGYETAAMPHSSLQDVSYLTRPPRLPLPIEEEVHTPGSPIIAPTDITEPIDDVEGLNNAALGHPTSSLSDTSAPEEDDAEELLVDKTRPTVPTRLEWRHGGDKVYVTGTIFQWNRKTRLHPVEGQPGVFAATINILPGTHHIRFLVDGQMQTAPDYPTTVDFGNNLVNYIEVSPDDVQPAPAAKDAATRDKTARPQRAQEEEAPAGKDGQVPASRLRKVPPADQFQQKIPKYLLDLDQPEDSPQYHHAVLATEKLPSPPGLPGFLSKPILNAATQRKDDNSVLTQPNHTVLNHLATSSIKNNVLAVSATTRYKSKYVTTIMYKPTATE; encoded by the exons ATGGGCAACAGCCCCTCGACGTCTAAACCCGCGAGCcagtcatcatcatcacagACACACTCGCAGCATGACCGGCCGGTGAGGCGCGAAAACAAAAACCCCATTCCGGTGCAGGGCCTCCGTGTTGCTGCCCCGCCAGAACCCTCGCTCACCCAGGCTCAGGGCGCTGTCCAACCGCCGTcgagcagcaacagcagcgtGGCCAGCCGGCCAAAGCCGCTGCAGCCCCTAGCCATCGGCTCTTCGACCGCTTCCTCGTCCACCACCGCCGCAAGCTCCGCGAGCTCCGCGAAACCTGTCGAGGTCAAGCAGGCGAAGGCCGACCCCTGCCATGCGCCTGCCAAGCCCGTAGCCGTTCCCAGCTCGAACATCCAGTCCTCATCCCCGCGATCCCCGCGCTCCGAAGACGGCTACGAAACCGCAGCGATGCCGCATAGCAGCTTGCAGGACGTGTCGTACCTGACGCGCCCCCCACGTCTGCCGCTCCCCATCGAAGAGGAGGTCCACACCCCGGGATCGCCCATCATCGCGCCCACAGACATCACCGAGCCGATCGACGATGTTGAAGGCCTCAACAATGCTGCACTCGGCCACCCCACGTCCAGCCTGAGCGACACTTCGGCgccggaggaggacgacgccGAGGAGCTGCTGGTCGACAAAACGAGGCCCACAGTTCCGACGAGGCTGGAATGGCGCCACGGCGGCGACAAGGTCTACGTCACGGGTACCATCTTCCAGTGGAACCGCAAGACCAGGTTACATCCAGT GGAGGGCCAACCGGGCGTCTTTGCGGCCACGATCAACATCCTCCCCGGAACGCACCATATCCGGTTTCTCGTCGATGGCCAGATGCAAACGGCACCGGATTACCCCACCACGGTTGATTTTGGTAACAACTTGGTCAACTACATCGAGGTCAGTCCCGACGATGTGCAGCCCGCCCCGGCGGCCAAGGATGCGGCAACCAGAGACAAGACTGCGCGGCCGCAACGGGcacaagaagaagaggccCCGGCCGGGAAAGACGGCCAGGTACCCGCATCGCGGCTCAGGAAAGTTCCCCCGGCCGATCAGTTCCAGCAAAAAATTCCCAAATACCTCCTCGACTTGGACCAGCCCGAGGATTCCCCCCAGTATCACCATGCGGTTCTCGCCACCGAGAAGTTGCCGAGCCCGCCTGGTCTTCCGGGGTTCCTGAGCAAACCCATTTTGAATGCGGCCACGCAGAGAAAGGACGATAATAGCGTCCTGACCCAACCGAACCACACGGTTCTGAACCATCTTGCCACAAGCAGTATCAAGAACAACGTACTGGCGGTTTCGGCAACGACGAGATACAAGAGCAAA TACGTTACGACGATCATGTACAAGCCCACAGCGACAGAATGA